A genomic window from Streptomyces sp. NBC_00234 includes:
- a CDS encoding FecCD family ABC transporter permease, which translates to MSCRAPDTRRRLRYTLVVGVLAAVLGAAVVAALALGSVRIPPGQVLDILTGRAGPSPFRTIVLDVRLPRVLLGIVVGAGLAVIGTVLQALVRNPLADPFLLGVSSGASTGAVLVIVLGIGAGLATTVTIPAAAFAGALASLVLVYTLARGGSGLTTNRLVLAGVAVSYILSALTSLILVTSARADHLQEVLYWTLGGLGSARWDMLALPTTVLVIGTALLLTIARPLDLLLVGEEGATVLGLDTARFRAAVFVLVSLLTGALVAYSGAIGFVGLMVPHMARMAVGAGHRALLPVAALGGAVFLVLADLAARTVAAPQDIPVGVLTALTGGPFFLWMLRRRPEGAPA; encoded by the coding sequence GTGAGCTGCCGCGCCCCCGACACGCGCCGGCGCCTGCGGTACACCCTCGTCGTCGGCGTCCTCGCCGCCGTCCTCGGTGCGGCCGTCGTCGCCGCCCTCGCCCTCGGCTCCGTCCGCATCCCGCCCGGCCAGGTCCTCGACATCCTGACCGGGCGGGCCGGGCCGAGCCCCTTCCGCACCATCGTCCTCGACGTACGGCTGCCCCGCGTCCTGCTCGGCATCGTCGTCGGCGCCGGACTCGCCGTCATCGGCACCGTCCTCCAGGCCCTGGTCCGCAACCCGCTCGCCGACCCGTTCCTCCTCGGCGTCTCCTCCGGCGCGTCCACCGGCGCCGTCCTCGTCATCGTCCTCGGCATCGGGGCCGGACTCGCCACCACCGTGACCATCCCCGCCGCCGCGTTCGCCGGCGCCCTCGCCTCGCTCGTGCTCGTCTACACCCTGGCCCGCGGCGGCTCCGGCCTCACCACCAACCGGCTCGTCCTCGCCGGAGTGGCCGTCTCCTACATCCTGTCCGCGCTCACCAGCCTGATCCTGGTCACCTCCGCCCGCGCCGACCACCTCCAGGAAGTCCTGTACTGGACGCTCGGCGGCCTCGGCTCGGCCCGCTGGGACATGCTCGCCCTGCCCACGACGGTCCTCGTCATCGGTACGGCCCTGCTCCTCACCATCGCCCGCCCCCTCGACCTGCTGCTCGTCGGCGAGGAGGGCGCCACCGTCCTCGGCCTCGACACCGCACGCTTCCGCGCCGCCGTCTTCGTCCTCGTCTCCCTGCTCACCGGCGCCCTCGTCGCGTACAGCGGAGCGATCGGCTTCGTCGGCCTGATGGTGCCGCACATGGCCCGGATGGCCGTCGGCGCCGGACACCGCGCCCTGCTGCCCGTCGCCGCGCTCGGCGGCGCCGTCTTCCTCGTACTCGCCGACCTCGCCGCCCGCACCGTCGCCGCACCCCAGGACATCCCCGTGGGCGTACTCACCGCCCTCACCGGCGGCCCGTTCTTCCTCTGGATGCTGCGCCGCCGCCCCGAAGGAGCGCCCGCATGA
- a CDS encoding immune inhibitor A domain-containing protein, with protein sequence MTTKRRALRATAVAVALAASAATASAFATAQADDQTSGSGASIVDRRDPAAPSKGQDHDLEGPFSKQQDAERQAALEQVISGDKKVSTRDGSKVVKLDDKKYVELGREKTDKIFTILVEFGDQVDDTTMFDPDGDGPKPPVKKYGGTAGPAHNQIAEPDPAKDNSTAWKADYNQEHFQELYFGEGKGVDSLKTYYEKTSSGRYSVDGEVSDWVKVPYNEARYGSNYCGSTNCANVWDTVRDGVNAWVADQKAKGRTLEEIKTDLAQYDQWDRYDFDGDGNFNEPDGYIDHFQLVHAGEDESAGGGAQGTDALWAHRWYAYGTNAGATGPANNKAGGAQIGDTGIWVGDYTAQPENGGLGVFAHEYAHDLGLPDLYDTSGGGENSVGFWSLMSAGSWLGTGTGEIGNLPGDMTAWDKLQLGWLDYATAKAGKTSLHKLGVSEYNTKDKQALVVELPKKAVTTSVTKPAEGSKQWWSDMGDDLSNTLTRSVDLTGKSAASLDLSGWYDIEADYDYLYTEVSENGGANWTALDGTADGKAIPRDASDKPALTDVSGAYKKLSYSLNAYAGKKIDLRFRYQTDGGAGGKGFTADAITVTADGAALFTDNAEGDDNGWTVKGFSRIGESFTNDYPQFYIAENRQYVSYDKTLKVGPYNFGFSSTRPDWVEHYPYQNGLMVWLWDQSQKDNNTSQHHGQGLILPIDSHAKPLKWADGTLLRNKIQPFDAPFSWQRTDGFTLHKADVPLQIKPSRGVPVFDDRKGTYWYAENPTGSVKVTDTNTRISIVGEPLSGSTMTVLVGPSTK encoded by the coding sequence GTGACCACTAAGAGACGTGCGCTCCGCGCCACCGCGGTTGCCGTGGCCTTGGCCGCGAGCGCCGCGACGGCTTCGGCTTTCGCCACAGCGCAGGCAGATGACCAGACATCGGGTTCCGGTGCTTCCATCGTCGACCGCCGTGACCCGGCGGCACCGTCGAAGGGACAGGACCACGACCTGGAGGGCCCCTTCAGCAAGCAGCAGGACGCAGAGCGTCAGGCCGCCCTGGAGCAGGTCATCTCGGGCGACAAGAAGGTCTCGACCCGGGACGGTTCGAAGGTCGTCAAGCTCGACGACAAGAAGTACGTCGAGCTCGGCCGCGAGAAGACCGACAAGATCTTCACCATCCTGGTGGAGTTCGGCGACCAGGTCGACGACACCACCATGTTCGACCCGGACGGCGACGGCCCCAAGCCGCCCGTCAAGAAGTACGGCGGCACGGCCGGCCCGGCGCACAACCAGATAGCCGAGCCCGACCCGGCGAAGGACAACAGCACCGCCTGGAAGGCCGACTACAACCAGGAGCACTTCCAGGAGCTGTACTTCGGCGAGGGCAAGGGCGTCGACTCGCTCAAGACCTACTACGAGAAGACCTCCTCCGGCCGTTACTCGGTCGACGGCGAGGTCTCGGACTGGGTCAAGGTCCCGTACAACGAGGCCCGTTACGGTTCCAACTACTGCGGCAGCACCAACTGTGCCAACGTCTGGGACACGGTCCGCGACGGCGTCAACGCCTGGGTCGCCGACCAGAAGGCCAAGGGCCGCACCCTCGAAGAGATCAAGACGGACCTGGCGCAGTACGACCAGTGGGACCGTTACGACTTCGACGGCGACGGCAACTTCAACGAGCCCGACGGCTACATCGACCACTTCCAGCTGGTCCACGCCGGCGAGGACGAGTCCGCGGGCGGCGGTGCCCAGGGCACCGACGCGCTGTGGGCCCACCGCTGGTACGCGTACGGCACCAACGCCGGCGCGACCGGCCCGGCCAACAACAAGGCCGGTGGCGCGCAGATCGGCGACACGGGCATCTGGGTCGGCGACTACACCGCGCAGCCCGAGAACGGCGGCCTGGGTGTCTTCGCCCACGAGTACGCCCACGACCTCGGTCTCCCGGACCTGTACGACACCTCCGGCGGCGGCGAGAACTCGGTCGGCTTCTGGTCCCTGATGTCGGCGGGCTCCTGGCTCGGCACCGGCACCGGTGAGATCGGCAACCTGCCGGGCGACATGACCGCCTGGGACAAGCTCCAGCTGGGCTGGCTCGACTACGCCACGGCCAAGGCGGGCAAGACCTCGCTGCACAAGCTGGGCGTGTCCGAGTACAACACCAAGGACAAGCAGGCGCTCGTCGTCGAGCTCCCGAAGAAGGCCGTCACCACCTCTGTCACGAAGCCCGCCGAGGGCTCGAAGCAGTGGTGGAGCGACATGGGCGACGACCTGTCGAACACGCTGACCCGCTCGGTCGACCTGACCGGCAAGTCCGCCGCGTCGCTGGACCTTTCGGGCTGGTACGACATCGAGGCCGACTACGACTACCTCTACACCGAGGTGTCGGAGAACGGCGGTGCCAACTGGACCGCTCTGGACGGCACGGCCGACGGCAAGGCGATCCCGCGCGACGCCAGCGACAAGCCGGCGCTGACCGACGTCTCGGGCGCGTACAAGAAGCTCTCGTACTCCCTGAACGCCTACGCGGGCAAGAAGATCGACCTCCGCTTCCGCTACCAGACGGACGGCGGCGCGGGCGGCAAGGGCTTCACCGCCGACGCCATCACGGTGACCGCCGACGGTGCCGCGCTCTTCACGGACAACGCCGAGGGCGACGACAACGGCTGGACCGTCAAGGGCTTCTCGCGCATCGGTGAGTCGTTCACCAACGACTACCCGCAGTTCTACATCGCCGAGAACCGCCAGTACGTCTCGTACGACAAGACCCTCAAGGTCGGCCCGTACAACTTCGGCTTCTCGTCGACCCGTCCCGACTGGGTCGAGCACTACCCGTACCAGAACGGTCTGATGGTGTGGCTCTGGGACCAGTCCCAGAAGGACAACAACACCTCCCAGCACCACGGCCAGGGTCTGATCCTCCCGATCGACTCGCACGCCAAGCCGCTGAAGTGGGCGGACGGCACGCTGCTGCGCAACAAGATCCAGCCGTTCGACGCTCCGTTCAGCTGGCAGCGGACCGACGGTTTCACGCTGCACAAGGCCGACGTGCCGCTGCAGATCAAGCCGTCGCGCGGTGTCCCGGTCTTCGACGACCGCAAGGGCACCTACTGGTACGCGGAGAACCCGACCGGAAGTGTCAAGGTCACTGACACGAACACCCGGATCTCGATCGTCGGCGAGCCGCTCAGCGGCTCCACGATGACCGTCCTGGTTGGTCCGTCGACCAAGTAG
- the clpS gene encoding ATP-dependent Clp protease adapter ClpS, with protein sequence MSVAAPVEIERPESAEETSVVPEPDVPWVTLVHNDPVNLMSYVTYVFQAYFGYSKDKAHKLMLDVHQKGRAVVSSGSREEMERDVQAMHGYGLWATLTQDRN encoded by the coding sequence GTGAGCGTTGCTGCCCCCGTAGAGATCGAACGTCCCGAATCGGCCGAGGAGACCTCCGTCGTCCCCGAGCCCGATGTCCCCTGGGTGACGCTGGTGCACAACGACCCGGTCAACCTCATGAGCTACGTGACCTATGTCTTCCAGGCGTACTTCGGCTACTCCAAGGACAAGGCCCACAAGCTGATGCTGGACGTACACCAGAAGGGCCGTGCCGTCGTCTCCAGCGGAAGCCGCGAGGAGATGGAGCGCGATGTCCAGGCCATGCACGGCTACGGTCTCTGGGCGACCCTGACCCAGGACCGCAACTAG
- a CDS encoding nicotinate phosphoribosyltransferase: MNSADLGRRVGVPSTALFTDQYELTMVQAALKAGTADRHSVFEAFTRRLPEGRRYGVVGGTGRVLDAVENFHFDDEMLAFLRDRNIVDGPTLEWLADYRFSGDIWGYPEGEVYFPGSPILRVEGSFAECVLLETVILSILNHDSAIAAAASRMSAAAGGRGLIEMGARRTHELSAVASARAAYVGGFDTTSDLAAGFRYGIPTVGTSAHAFTLLHDSERDAFQAQVDSLGRNTTLLVDTYDVTEAVRTAVEIAGTELGAVRIDSGDLLLVAHRVRQQLDELGATETKIVVTSDLDEYAIASLAAAPVDAYGVGTQLVTGSGQPTCSMVYKLVARAGSADPSDPLRPVAKKSLGGKTSVGGRKWAARRLDAYGVAEAEVIGTGPVPEELAGRQLLVELVRDGEVIAREPLEAARERHIAARDGLPMSASQLSRGEPVIPTEYL; the protein is encoded by the coding sequence ATGAACTCAGCGGACCTTGGGCGACGGGTCGGTGTGCCGTCGACCGCACTCTTCACCGACCAGTACGAGCTCACGATGGTGCAGGCCGCACTGAAGGCCGGCACCGCGGACCGGCACTCGGTGTTCGAGGCATTCACCCGGCGCCTGCCCGAGGGGCGGCGCTACGGAGTGGTCGGAGGCACCGGGCGGGTGCTCGACGCGGTGGAGAACTTCCACTTCGACGACGAGATGCTGGCCTTCCTCCGCGACCGGAACATCGTCGACGGACCGACACTCGAATGGCTGGCCGACTACCGGTTCAGCGGCGACATCTGGGGCTACCCGGAGGGCGAGGTGTACTTCCCGGGCTCGCCGATCCTGCGGGTCGAAGGCTCCTTCGCCGAGTGCGTACTGCTGGAGACGGTGATCCTCTCCATCCTCAACCACGACTCGGCGATCGCCGCCGCCGCCTCCCGGATGTCGGCCGCCGCGGGTGGCCGCGGGCTGATCGAGATGGGCGCCCGGCGCACGCACGAGCTGTCGGCGGTGGCCTCGGCGCGCGCCGCGTACGTCGGCGGCTTCGACACCACCTCCGACCTGGCCGCGGGATTCCGGTACGGCATCCCGACCGTCGGGACGAGCGCACACGCCTTCACCCTGCTCCACGACAGCGAGCGCGACGCGTTCCAGGCCCAGGTCGACTCCCTCGGCCGGAACACGACCCTGCTGGTCGACACGTACGACGTGACCGAGGCGGTCCGTACGGCGGTGGAGATCGCCGGTACGGAGCTCGGGGCCGTACGGATCGACTCGGGCGACCTGCTCCTGGTCGCGCACCGGGTGCGGCAGCAGCTGGACGAGCTGGGCGCCACCGAGACGAAGATCGTGGTGACCTCGGACCTGGACGAGTACGCCATCGCCTCGCTCGCCGCGGCGCCGGTCGACGCCTACGGCGTGGGCACGCAGCTGGTCACCGGCAGCGGGCAGCCCACCTGCTCGATGGTCTACAAGCTGGTCGCCCGCGCGGGTTCCGCCGACCCCTCCGACCCGCTGCGTCCGGTCGCCAAGAAGTCGCTGGGCGGCAAGACCTCGGTGGGCGGACGCAAGTGGGCCGCGCGCCGGCTGGACGCGTACGGGGTGGCCGAGGCCGAGGTGATCGGCACCGGCCCCGTCCCGGAGGAGCTGGCCGGCCGGCAGCTGCTGGTGGAGCTGGTGCGGGACGGCGAGGTGATCGCGCGCGAGCCGCTGGAGGCGGCCCGGGAGCGGCACATCGCCGCCCGGGACGGCCTGCCGATGTCGGCGAGCCAGCTGTCGCGCGGCGAGCCGGTCATTCCCACCGAATACCTCTGA
- a CDS encoding DUF2017 domain-containing protein, whose product MAGHFEATPGGGAAVALDEVEIAILRSLAVQLLELIGPGDQPAEGEDPLAALFAEGPSEPPSDPALARLFPEAYGDEDKELREASAEFRRFTENDLRNRKRDDALAVVRTLDALAPVGDGGAVLRLTAEECHNWLGSLNDLRLTIGTRLEVTDEDGGEDGSLYRLPDSDPRKPMVMAYLWLGALQETLVETLMP is encoded by the coding sequence ATGGCCGGCCATTTCGAGGCCACCCCCGGCGGCGGCGCGGCCGTCGCGCTCGACGAGGTCGAGATCGCCATCCTGCGCTCCCTCGCCGTCCAGCTGCTGGAGCTGATCGGCCCCGGCGACCAGCCCGCCGAGGGGGAGGACCCGCTCGCCGCGCTCTTCGCGGAGGGCCCCAGCGAACCGCCGTCCGACCCCGCCCTGGCCCGGCTCTTCCCCGAGGCGTACGGGGACGAGGACAAGGAGCTGCGCGAGGCGTCCGCCGAGTTCCGCCGCTTCACCGAGAACGACCTGCGCAACCGCAAGCGCGACGACGCCCTCGCCGTCGTACGGACCCTGGACGCCCTCGCCCCCGTCGGCGACGGCGGCGCCGTACTCAGGCTCACCGCCGAGGAGTGCCACAACTGGCTGGGCTCCCTCAACGACCTGCGGCTCACCATCGGCACCCGTCTGGAGGTCACCGACGAGGACGGCGGCGAGGACGGCTCGCTCTACCGCCTTCCCGACAGCGACCCGCGCAAGCCCATGGTGATGGCCTACCTCTGGCTCGGTGCGCTCCAGGAGACCCTCGTCGAGACACTGATGCCGTAG
- a CDS encoding amino acid permease has protein sequence MTSAQVDKGHSGHEAANAETAGEGYQRGLGARQIQMIAIGGAIGTGLFLGAGKAIDRAGPSLILAYAIAGLVIFFIMRSLGELLMYRPVSGSFSEYAREFIGPFFGFVTGWTYWLFWVVTGITEVTAAATYMTYWWDIPQWLSALVFTFILYGANLISVKLFGELEFWFSMVKVTAIIGMILICAGVLTIGFSDAGDTATVANLWNDGGFFPKGIGGTLMTLQIVMFAFLAVELVGVTAGESKEPKTVLPKAINTVPWRIAVFYVGALIMILSVVPWSSFKPGVSPFVAAFEQMGLGVGAAIVNFVVLTAALSSCNSGMYSTGRMLRDLALNGQGPKAFTKLTKNGLPLAGTTFSAALMLVGVWINYQWPGDAFTYVVSFATISGMWAWIMILVCQIRYRAKADRGELPQSTFRAPGAPFTSWFALLFIGLVIVMMAVDKDARISLYCAPLWALILGVSYLVLKARNPENTAFVKR, from the coding sequence ATGACATCGGCGCAGGTCGACAAGGGGCACTCGGGCCACGAGGCCGCGAATGCCGAAACAGCGGGCGAGGGTTACCAGCGCGGACTGGGAGCCCGTCAGATCCAGATGATCGCCATTGGCGGAGCCATTGGCACCGGGCTCTTCCTGGGCGCGGGCAAGGCCATCGACCGGGCGGGGCCCAGTCTCATCCTGGCCTACGCCATCGCGGGCCTGGTGATCTTCTTCATCATGCGGTCCCTGGGTGAACTCCTCATGTACCGCCCGGTGTCGGGATCCTTCTCCGAGTACGCCCGTGAATTCATCGGCCCGTTCTTCGGATTCGTGACCGGCTGGACGTACTGGCTGTTCTGGGTGGTCACCGGAATCACCGAGGTCACGGCCGCCGCGACCTATATGACGTACTGGTGGGACATTCCCCAGTGGCTGTCCGCGCTCGTATTCACGTTCATTCTGTACGGCGCCAACCTGATCTCCGTGAAGCTCTTCGGTGAGCTCGAATTCTGGTTCTCGATGGTCAAGGTCACCGCGATCATCGGCATGATCCTGATCTGCGCCGGCGTCCTCACGATCGGCTTCTCCGACGCCGGGGACACCGCGACGGTCGCCAATCTCTGGAACGACGGCGGATTCTTCCCCAAGGGCATCGGCGGCACGCTGATGACCCTCCAGATCGTGATGTTCGCCTTCCTCGCCGTCGAGCTCGTCGGTGTCACGGCGGGCGAGTCGAAGGAACCGAAGACCGTCCTGCCCAAGGCCATCAACACCGTGCCGTGGCGCATCGCCGTCTTCTACGTCGGCGCGCTGATCATGATCCTCTCCGTGGTGCCGTGGAGCTCGTTCAAGCCGGGCGTCTCCCCGTTCGTCGCCGCGTTCGAGCAGATGGGCCTCGGCGTCGGCGCCGCGATCGTGAACTTCGTCGTGCTCACCGCGGCGCTGTCCTCCTGCAACTCCGGCATGTACTCCACCGGCCGCATGCTCCGCGACCTGGCGCTCAACGGGCAGGGCCCGAAGGCGTTCACCAAGCTGACGAAGAACGGCCTCCCGCTGGCGGGCACCACCTTCTCGGCCGCGCTGATGCTCGTCGGCGTCTGGATCAACTACCAGTGGCCGGGCGACGCCTTCACGTACGTCGTCTCCTTCGCGACCATCTCCGGCATGTGGGCCTGGATCATGATCCTCGTCTGCCAGATCCGCTACCGCGCCAAGGCCGACCGCGGTGAGCTGCCGCAGTCCACCTTCAGGGCGCCCGGCGCCCCCTTCACCAGCTGGTTCGCCCTCCTCTTCATCGGCCTCGTCATCGTCATGATGGCCGTCGACAAGGACGCCCGGATCTCGCTGTACTGCGCCCCGCTCTGGGCCCTGATCCTCGGTGTCTCCTACCTGGTGCTCAAGGCCCGCAACCCCGAGAACACCGCCTTCGTCAAGCGCTGA
- a CDS encoding M67 family metallopeptidase, translated as MLTITQALYDQIVAHSRADHPDEACGVVAGPAGTGRAERFIPMLNAARSPTFYEFDSADLLKLYREMDDRDEEPVIVYHSHTATEAYPSRTDVTYANEPGAHYVLVSTADTDEAGPFQFRSYRIVDGEITEEDVKVVEAY; from the coding sequence ATGCTGACCATCACCCAGGCGCTGTACGACCAGATCGTGGCGCACTCCCGCGCAGACCACCCCGACGAGGCGTGCGGCGTGGTCGCGGGCCCGGCCGGAACGGGCCGAGCCGAGCGCTTCATCCCCATGCTCAACGCCGCCCGCTCGCCCACGTTCTACGAGTTCGACTCCGCGGACCTGCTGAAGCTCTACCGCGAGATGGACGACCGCGACGAGGAGCCCGTGATCGTCTACCACTCGCACACGGCGACCGAGGCGTACCCCTCGCGCACCGACGTCACGTACGCCAACGAACCCGGCGCCCACTACGTCCTCGTCTCCACCGCGGACACCGACGAGGCGGGCCCCTTCCAGTTCCGCTCGTACCGCATCGTGGACGGCGAGATCACGGAGGAAGACGTCAAGGTCGTCGAGGCGTACTGA
- a CDS encoding isochorismatase family protein: protein MHRALIVVDVQNDFCEGGSLAVAGGADVAAAITDLIGEAQAGYRHVVATRDHHVDPGDHFSDSPDFEHSWPAHCVAGTEGVGFHPNFAPAVASGAIDTVFDKGAYAAAYSGFEGVDENGVGLTQWLRDRSVTEVDVVGIATDHCVRATALDAAREGFTTHVLLDLTAGVAEGTTERALTELRTAGVELTGKPVVRPAV from the coding sequence ATGCACCGCGCGTTGATCGTCGTGGACGTTCAGAACGACTTCTGCGAGGGCGGCAGCCTCGCGGTGGCGGGAGGCGCCGACGTCGCCGCCGCCATCACCGATCTGATCGGTGAGGCCCAGGCCGGATACCGCCATGTGGTGGCCACCCGCGACCACCACGTCGACCCGGGCGACCACTTCTCGGACAGCCCCGATTTCGAGCACTCCTGGCCGGCGCACTGCGTCGCCGGTACGGAGGGGGTGGGCTTCCACCCGAACTTCGCCCCCGCCGTCGCCTCGGGCGCCATCGACACCGTCTTCGACAAGGGCGCCTACGCCGCGGCGTACAGCGGCTTCGAGGGGGTCGACGAGAACGGTGTCGGCCTCACCCAGTGGCTGCGGGACCGCTCCGTCACCGAGGTCGACGTGGTCGGTATCGCCACCGACCACTGCGTCCGGGCGACGGCGCTGGACGCGGCACGCGAGGGCTTCACCACGCATGTCCTGCTGGATCTGACCGCGGGAGTCGCCGAGGGGACCACCGAGCGGGCGCTGACGGAGCTCCGGACCGCGGGCGTGGAGCTCACCGGGAAGCCGGTGGTCCGGCCCGCGGTCTAG
- a CDS encoding RDD family protein, whose product MSNDQPTPGQPPEDDDPFLKKPQEPTPPSGGSPYGSEPPPPPPPPPYDPGQYGGQYGGVDPLAGMPPLAEPGKRILARLIDFLIISIPLYLISLPFGGAVDVTNDNGDEDFSSALSNSYSGHQLLWSLIGLVAYVAYDTYLTQKDGRTLGKRLLKLRVAMLNDGRVPDTSAALMRAVVLWVPALLCCPCLWWLINIVLMFTDKPYRQALQDKASKTVVVAVP is encoded by the coding sequence ATGAGTAACGACCAGCCGACGCCCGGCCAGCCGCCCGAGGACGACGATCCGTTCCTCAAGAAGCCGCAGGAGCCGACGCCGCCGTCCGGGGGTTCTCCCTACGGCAGCGAACCGCCCCCGCCGCCTCCGCCGCCGCCGTACGATCCGGGCCAGTACGGCGGTCAGTACGGCGGGGTGGACCCGTTGGCAGGTATGCCGCCGCTCGCCGAACCGGGCAAGCGGATTCTGGCGCGGCTGATCGACTTCCTCATCATCTCGATCCCGCTGTATCTGATCTCGCTGCCCTTCGGGGGCGCGGTCGACGTCACGAACGACAACGGCGACGAGGACTTCTCCTCCGCCCTCAGCAACTCGTACAGCGGGCACCAGCTGCTCTGGTCACTGATCGGCCTCGTGGCCTACGTCGCGTACGACACCTATCTCACCCAGAAGGACGGCCGGACGCTCGGGAAGCGGCTGCTGAAGCTGCGCGTCGCGATGCTCAACGACGGCCGCGTACCGGACACCAGCGCCGCGCTGATGCGCGCGGTCGTGCTGTGGGTGCCGGCGCTGCTGTGCTGCCCGTGCCTGTGGTGGCTGATCAACATCGTGCTGATGTTCACGGACAAGCCCTACCGGCAGGCCCTCCAGGACAAGGCGTCCAAGACGGTCGTGGTCGCCGTCCCGTAG
- a CDS encoding ABC transporter substrate-binding protein gives MSRRTPALIAAVLLLPLALTACSTADGTKSSGDAKAAPGFPYTVTNCGVTTTYEAPPKRAVTMNQHVTEVMLELGLASSLVGTAYLDDKVLPEYAEEYEATPVLAKEYPSYEKLLAAAPDFVYGGYDSAFAASDGRSREALRKSGIDSRLNTEYCAKGDTAMDTLYEEVREVGRTFGVADRAERWIRDAKATNAAAAQKLENVEPVSVFVYDSGDKTAFTAGGKGIGNEMITRAGGRNVFADLDKPFGDASWENVVARKPDVVLIYDYGATTVAQKKKRLLEDPALADVPAIRNKRFAVLPLSDAVLGVRAPAAVETLAAQLHPETAAAR, from the coding sequence ATGTCCAGGCGCACCCCCGCGCTCATAGCCGCCGTGCTGCTGCTCCCGCTCGCTCTCACCGCCTGCTCCACCGCGGACGGGACGAAGAGCTCCGGGGACGCGAAAGCGGCACCCGGCTTCCCGTACACCGTCACCAACTGCGGTGTCACCACGACGTACGAGGCGCCCCCGAAGCGCGCCGTCACCATGAACCAGCACGTCACCGAAGTGATGCTGGAACTCGGCCTGGCCTCCTCCCTCGTCGGCACCGCCTACCTCGACGACAAGGTCCTCCCGGAGTACGCCGAGGAGTACGAGGCCACCCCGGTCCTGGCCAAGGAGTACCCCTCCTACGAGAAGCTCCTCGCCGCGGCACCCGACTTCGTCTACGGCGGCTACGACTCCGCGTTCGCCGCGAGTGACGGCCGCAGCCGCGAGGCGCTGAGGAAGTCGGGCATCGACAGCCGCCTCAACACCGAGTACTGCGCCAAGGGCGACACCGCCATGGACACCCTCTACGAGGAGGTCCGCGAGGTCGGCCGCACCTTCGGCGTCGCCGACCGCGCCGAACGCTGGATCCGGGACGCGAAGGCCACCAACGCCGCAGCCGCCCAGAAGCTCGAGAACGTCGAACCCGTCTCGGTCTTCGTCTACGACAGCGGCGACAAGACCGCCTTCACCGCGGGCGGCAAGGGCATCGGCAACGAGATGATCACCCGGGCCGGCGGCCGGAACGTCTTCGCCGACCTCGACAAGCCCTTCGGTGACGCCTCCTGGGAGAACGTCGTCGCCCGCAAGCCCGACGTCGTCCTGATCTACGACTACGGCGCCACCACCGTCGCCCAGAAGAAGAAGCGCCTCCTGGAGGACCCGGCTCTCGCCGACGTCCCCGCGATCAGGAACAAGCGGTTCGCCGTACTGCCGCTGTCCGACGCGGTCCTGGGCGTCCGCGCCCCCGCGGCCGTGGAGACCCTCGCGGCCCAGCTCCACCCGGAGACGGCCGCCGCCCGGTGA